Proteins from a genomic interval of Corynebacterium freiburgense:
- a CDS encoding LysE/ArgO family amino acid transporter has protein sequence MSIFINGFLMGLSLIIAIGPQNALLIRQGIARVGVTAVIIICLLSDVLLILGGTAGVGVLVERAPIVLIALKWFGFFYLLYFAASCFKDAWKPRTLPTDSGSKQTEISPSNSFDQVAPDQSATSSNVKVKQRTTVSQQKIQPDWKKPALAAIVMTWLNPAAYLDTLVMLGNLANQHGLTGRWYFAAGALAASFIWFPTIGYGAAKLATPLSNPQTWRIVNAIIGVVMIGIAVRLILH, from the coding sequence ATGAGCATTTTTATCAACGGTTTTCTAATGGGCTTGTCCCTTATTATCGCCATTGGCCCCCAGAATGCACTCTTAATCCGCCAGGGCATTGCGCGAGTCGGAGTCACCGCTGTGATAATCATTTGCTTACTTTCCGACGTCCTACTTATCCTCGGCGGTACCGCCGGCGTAGGTGTCCTCGTGGAACGCGCCCCAATAGTACTTATCGCCCTAAAATGGTTTGGGTTTTTCTATCTTCTTTACTTCGCTGCGAGTTGCTTTAAAGATGCTTGGAAACCTCGAACTTTACCCACCGATAGTGGTTCAAAACAGACAGAAATATCGCCTTCAAACTCTTTTGATCAAGTAGCGCCGGACCAATCTGCTACAAGTTCGAATGTAAAGGTAAAACAGCGGACCACGGTAAGCCAACAAAAAATCCAACCAGATTGGAAAAAACCAGCGCTTGCCGCGATCGTAATGACATGGCTTAACCCTGCAGCATATTTAGACACATTGGTAATGCTAGGCAACCTTGCAAATCAACATGGACTTACGGGCCGTTGGTATTTCGCTGCTGGCGCACTCGCTGCCAGTTTTATATGGTTCCCAACTATCGGTTATGGCGCAGCAAAACTTGCCACGCCATTATCAAATCCGCAAACCTGGCGTATTGTCAATGCAATAATCGGTGTAGTAATGATCGGAATCGCGGTCCGACTTATCCTGCATTAA